The following are from one region of the Capsicum annuum cultivar UCD-10X-F1 chromosome 1, UCD10Xv1.1, whole genome shotgun sequence genome:
- the LOC107863563 gene encoding uncharacterized protein LOC107863563 produces the protein MWRGGGNGVASVFVRHFSRKRATNLRKINPKVPPQEAATIAESLYHVIHQHGPLTLPNTWNLAKEANINGLNSKTHMKLMLKWMRGRNMLKQFCHHVGSSKKFMLSALPEKTQINQAGKQLTGSQD, from the exons ATGTGGCGGGGAGGTGGAAATGGTGTAGCAAGTGTATTTGTGAGGCATTTCTCGCGGAAAAGGGCAACAAATCTTAGGAAGATCAATCCCAAGGTACCACCCCAAGAAGCTGCTACTATTGCCGAATCTCTTTACCATGTTATCCATCAGCACGGTCCTCTCACCCTCCCCAATACTTGGAACCTCGCCAAG GAAGCTAATATTAATGGATTAAACAGCAAAACACACATGAAGCTAATGCTCAAATGGATGAGGGGTCGAAATATGCTTAAGCAGTTCTGCCACCATGTTGGTTCTAGCAAGAAATTCATGCTTTCTGCCCTACCTGAAAAAACACAGATCAACCAGGCAGGCAAACAACTCACTGGAAGTCAAGATTAA